AGCGCAGCGCGGTTGGCAGGCGGCGCGCCACCGTAGCGATCGCGGTAATAATGAGCGAAATCATCATGATCAGGCCGACCTCTAAGGCGGCGACCCCGATGATAAGAAGGTAACGGGATGCCATCACGGCTCCCACGCTCGTTGCGCCGGCCCCCGCGGCCGCGAGCGCGATTCCCAGCCACGACAGGACGCTCGGCCGCGACCGCGCGGTCTTGAGGGGACGTTCGCTCGGCGCAACCGACATTCTGCGCGCGGCCGTCATCGCGGGTATCCACGCGGCCGCGGCCGCCATCACAATGCCTGCAATCGCAATGACTACCAACAACTGCGACGGAATCACCAGGTTGGTCACGAACCCTGGCGCAAACGCCCACCCGATGAGGACTCCCGCAACGCCCAATGCAACGCCGATCAGCGACGCAACGGCACCCAGCACTACGCCACCACCCAGAGTCACCGCGGTCAGGGTCCGCCTGTCGGCACCATTGACCGCCATTGTCAGCAGGTCCCTCTCAGCGCGCTGCGCGCCCACGGCAAAGGCGGGACCCACCATCAAGATGGCCTGGGCCAGCCCGATGGCAAGGATCAGCAAAACCCATAGCTGTTCCGTGTGAGTCTGCTGGTCTTGCCACGAGGTATCTGCCTCCCCGGGCAGCGTCGCCGCAGGATCAACAGCGCGGCTGACCGCGGTTGCCCCGACCTCGTTGAGCGCGCGTACGCTACCCCAATCGACGGGTGCTCCCGCGACCAACCAATCGAGCCCGTATTGACCGCTGCCCTGGTAGAGCTGACCCTGGGTGGTGAGGGCCGACGCGATTTCCTGCGCAGCCTGTGCCGCGTCGGCGGATAGCGTGACGGCGTCTGCCGGATACACGGACCTGGTGCCCGCGGTGGGGCTGAGGATTCCAGTTACTGTGTACGTCGCATCAGGCACGTTCACCGATGTTCCAAACGTCTGCGATGCCACCGCAGTAATCGTTTGGCCGGAAACGATCCCCAACCTATCCGCGATTTCGCCAGAGAGCGCGATCTGCCCGGGCACAGACGGCAGTTCGCCCTGTTTGACCGCGTACAGCGCTCGCGTCGCCGTCGTCCAGGTAGTGGCCGTCAATTCCCCGTCTACGCTCGCGTCGCCCGCGGTGAGTCGCCGCGGGAACCGATAGATCGATGTCACGTCCGCTCCCGAGCCAAGCGTCGCGGAGATTTTGGCAGGAAGTGCCCGCACAGCGTCCGCGGTGACCGCGACCGGGGAACTATCATCCTGCGCCTGACCGGTGTCGGTGCCCGCCGGGTAGTCGTACTTCGCATCCGCGCTTTGCCTGACCGCCACGCCGGACACGTAGTGAACCCTCGCGGTCGCCTCGGGACCGATGTCGCGGGCAAGGGTGGTGTTCCAGGTGACCTGCTGGGAGGAGATCATCACCGCAGCGAATGCAGCAACGGCCACGGGGAGAATGACCATGACGACAATGAGGGCAGACCGCCCCCTGGAGCGCCGCGCTTGCCGCGCCCCGTATCGAAGCGCCACGTGCCAACGCCCGCGGCGTGAATTAGCCACCCGCGCGCCACCTCTCAGGTGCCGCCGACGGCCATCGGAATCCTTGCCCGGGGAAGACCCCATCGCGCCCGGCAGGGCGCCGTGGCGCGCATGTGCGGTCACTGCAATCCCACCCCCAGCAGGGTCTCCGGCCCACCGGGAGTCGCCGCCGACTGCACGACCTGCCCATCGCGCAAGAAGATCGTGCGGTCCGCCCATGCGGCATACCGGGCGTCATGCGTCACCAGAACCCCAGCAGCCCCGGCATCGATCCTGGACCGCAACAGGCGCATCACAAGTTCTCCGGTGACGGAGTCAAGGGCGCCGGTGGGCTCGTCCGCCAGAATCAACCTCCTTGAGCCCACAAGCGCACGCGCGATCGCCACGCGCTGACGTTGACCACCGGACATCTCGTCGGGAAACCTGTCCGTGAGTTCGACAGCATCGATCTCCATGAGCGCGCGCCGCGCCTCGCGCCGGGCGGCCCGCGGGCGGCGCCCGTCAAGTTCTAAGGGCAATGCCACGTTTTCGCCGGCAGTGAGCGCGGGGATCAGGTTGTAATCCTGGAATACGAATCCGGCGTTCCGGCGGCGCACCGCTGCCCGCTCTGTCGCCGAAAGCTGGCCGACGCTGTGGCCGCCGATGCGCACGGTGCCCGCACTCGCTATCTCAAGCGCGCCGGCGATCGTTAGAAGCGTGGACTTGCCCGATCCGGAGGGCCCCATCACGGCGACGAGTTCCCCGGGACACACCGTCAGGCTCACGCCGCGCAAGGCATGGACCTGATTCTCGGCCGTGCCGTATGTGCGGGTGATGTCGATAAGTTCCAGCGCTGGAACGACCAGCGTTGTTTCTGGAACGCCAGCTGCGGCGCGCGCGGGCATCATCGCGGTTCCCCCTGCGAGTCGCGAGTCGAGGCGCCCCGAATCACCTTGGATGCACCCTCCATAGCGGGGCGCTGTTGCCGTGCGGACCTGGCGCTGGGCGGAGCGCCGGGCTCGACGGGAACTGCCGCACTCGCGTGCGAATCGCGTTCCGCCCTGGCCAGGGTTCCCTCGATGTGGTCGAGCCACCTGGTCTCTGCTTCGGCCTTGAATATCAGGGAATCCAGAACCAGACTCCAAGCCAGATCCGCGCGCCCCAGCCCTCCCGCGGCCTCCATCGTCGTCAGCTTCAGGTGCGTGTATTCATGCAACGCTCGCATGGTTTCGGCGCGTTGGACGGCCACGACCGCCTGCACGTCCACGCCAGGAACCGTGACCGCGAGCGCTAGCTTGATCGCGACCTCGTCGCGGGCCGGGGCGTCGCGCCCCACTGCCGACTGCCACCACCGCGTGGCTTCGGCTCGCCCCTGATCGGAGAGAGTGAATACGTCGCCGGAGGCCTCGTCCGCATCCCTTTTCACCACCAATCTGTCGCGCTCAAGGCGCCCCAGGGTCGTGTATGCCTGACCGATGTTGAGCGGCCAGGCGCCGCCGGTGCGAGTGTCGAACTCCTGGCGAAGTTGGTATCCGTTCATGGGGCGCTCGGAGAGCAGGGCCAAGAATGCGTGCCGAATCGACATGATCCCTCCTTAGTTACCGCGTAAGTATTGAACCATGCTTACACAGTAACCATGAAGGGTGCAACTGGCGCGCCCGCGTCAGCGCCACCCGATCGCCACCGGACCCAGCGAACGGCGCCAGATCGCGATCGAGGGTCGTGGGTCGGGTTTGCGCGCGGATTCCGAAACGGTCCGGGTGCGCGCGACGAGCGCTATCGAGTGCCGCGTCTTGGTCGCGGTCTATCGGGTCGGCATGCCCTTAGTGGACACCGGCATGCGCGCGCGGTCCGATTCCCGATTGCCGGTGGCGATTGTTACACGCATTGACGAACTCGTCCATGACGAGTTCCTGCCCGGCCTTCACGAGTGGCCGACGCAGCCTCGCAATCTCCGCCCGCTCCCTCGATGGCGATCCGACCGGGTCACAGGGCTGTTCACCCTCGAACAAGCCGGCGCCACGCTGCCTGCGCCACTTAACCATCGATGGCCACGACCGGTGTGATCAAAGACATCGAGCTCACCAAACAGGTGATCCTTCAACTCGCCCTGCGGGCGTATTTGCTGTAGACCGCTGGCCTCAGCTCACCCTGACACGCAGGGGATGACGTCCATCAGCGAAACTACCGTCACAACGAGAATGCTCCAATCCAAGACCCCGAGTGTGGAGAATGCGTACTTCACCTTGAGTCAATTCGACATAATTCGTGGTGACCCATCTGAGCACGAGGCATTCACCACCCGCCGCCATGCCAGGACAGCGACGCTCACCAGCAGGAACGAGACCAAGAGCCATCGGACTGTCAAATTCGCGCTTGCCCTCCAAACATGGTTCTCCTCACACAGCCTTTACGACGTCGGCCACAGTCGGCAAGTCGAGTTCGCAGTCGAAGACGGTCGGTGCATCTGGGCGTCCATGACGGTGAGAAAGCCCACGCCACTTTCGTGTGGCTGGACTGCAACGGTGGCGTCTTCGGCGGTGGCGTAGATGACAGTTCCATCATCACTCTTGGCCTATAACCCAAGTCCCCCTCCGTCAGATAAACATGTGGAGCCCGCCCCAGACGGGACGGGCTCCACATATTTGGCGGTAGCGGTGGGAGCCGTCGCTCGCAGACGCTCGCTCCTCCCAAATCCCCCTCCGTCAGATAAACATGTGGAGCCCGCCCCAGACGGGACGGGCTCCACATATTTGGCGGTAGCGGTGGGATTTGAACCCACGGTGGACTTTCACCCACACACGCTTTCGAGGCGTGCTCCTTAGGCCGCTCGGACACGCTACCTTGCGCCCGCTAGACTACCGTGAAGTGGGCGGAATTCCCAATCGAGCGCACTATTGTTGCCGCGGATCACCGCGCCGCTCTAGGAAGAAGGCCGATAGTTGGGCGGAGCACTCGTCGGCCAATACGCCCGGGACCACCTCAATCCAATGGTTCATTCGCCGGTCGCGAACTATGTCCCAGACTGACCCGCATGCTCCCGCCTTCTCGTCCCAGGCGCCA
This is a stretch of genomic DNA from Rarobacter incanus. It encodes these proteins:
- a CDS encoding PadR family transcriptional regulator, with the translated sequence MSIRHAFLALLSERPMNGYQLRQEFDTRTGGAWPLNIGQAYTTLGRLERDRLVVKRDADEASGDVFTLSDQGRAEATRWWQSAVGRDAPARDEVAIKLALAVTVPGVDVQAVVAVQRAETMRALHEYTHLKLTTMEAAGGLGRADLAWSLVLDSLIFKAEAETRWLDHIEGTLARAERDSHASAAVPVEPGAPPSARSARQQRPAMEGASKVIRGASTRDSQGEPR
- a CDS encoding FtsX-like permease family protein; this encodes MANSRRGRWHVALRYGARQARRSRGRSALIVVMVILPVAVAAFAAVMISSQQVTWNTTLARDIGPEATARVHYVSGVAVRQSADAKYDYPAGTDTGQAQDDSSPVAVTADAVRALPAKISATLGSGADVTSIYRFPRRLTAGDASVDGELTATTWTTATRALYAVKQGELPSVPGQIALSGEIADRLGIVSGQTITAVASQTFGTSVNVPDATYTVTGILSPTAGTRSVYPADAVTLSADAAQAAQEIASALTTQGQLYQGSGQYGLDWLVAGAPVDWGSVRALNEVGATAVSRAVDPAATLPGEADTSWQDQQTHTEQLWVLLILAIGLAQAILMVGPAFAVGAQRAERDLLTMAVNGADRRTLTAVTLGGGVVLGAVASLIGVALGVAGVLIGWAFAPGFVTNLVIPSQLLVVIAIAGIVMAAAAAWIPAMTAARRMSVAPSERPLKTARSRPSVLSWLGIALAAAGAGATSVGAVMASRYLLIIGVAALEVGLIMMISLIITAIATVARRLPTALRYAARDAARHMARTVPAVAAIVAATASMTAVAIHQHSMARFEVVARPWALPAGTIAAFVDGTEPPLSDSNIATIADAVRGQFPDAGATHALGIAMLDDQWQLAGWATPLSYDDDTSYPLGYSFVTSRPAVDNYFGPIPTSIAVDDGSSFDALAGEGECPGAAAALRSGKAVVPVGTVSPNGTASFTWSANSRSGDLNAPSDFEAESDVPAVECDAMGRGSVSAVIPPAVAKSQGASVERRIVVVQTGAAAVTSSQVEAIARAARSPANAGDAVDITVTADPGPNASADDEAVKGTWIMLGIAAALVLASAWISTSLSISESRPDLATMAAVGASPRLRRRVAAGQAGFIAVTGSVLGSAGGIILGVALTLADRAQYGPLMTVVIPWWQLGLAAAVVLATVIVLAAALTRSRMEMVRRIE
- a CDS encoding ABC transporter ATP-binding protein, producing MMPARAAAGVPETTLVVPALELIDITRTYGTAENQVHALRGVSLTVCPGELVAVMGPSGSGKSTLLTIAGALEIASAGTVRIGGHSVGQLSATERAAVRRRNAGFVFQDYNLIPALTAGENVALPLELDGRRPRAARREARRALMEIDAVELTDRFPDEMSGGQRQRVAIARALVGSRRLILADEPTGALDSVTGELVMRLLRSRIDAGAAGVLVTHDARYAAWADRTIFLRDGQVVQSAATPGGPETLLGVGLQ